One window from the genome of Phycisphaerales bacterium encodes:
- the truA gene encoding tRNA pseudouridine(38-40) synthase TruA: MPHYKMTVSYDGTDFHGWQKQTPPDAEPMRTCQGVLEDTVRRVVREPVTVLGASRTDAGVHSVGQVAVFRSTLNLPLDRLRIAINGRLPGDMQVHDLKLTGESFNPISDALSKGYDYSISFGSPMKHDRPLFDRHMHTWLPFDLNVDLMNDAAQHLVGEFDFASFTRVNHGRKGTTREVYSCVCEQTGPHRCVIKVTGSGFLYNMVRIIAGTLTQVGRGQRAVEAVPAILNACDRAMAGPTLPPEGLCLMWIKYPDEVDL, translated from the coding sequence ATGCCGCATTATAAAATGACAGTCTCATACGACGGCACGGACTTTCATGGTTGGCAAAAGCAAACCCCACCAGATGCAGAGCCAATGCGCACATGCCAAGGCGTTCTCGAAGACACGGTTCGTCGTGTTGTAAGAGAGCCGGTCACAGTGTTGGGGGCATCTCGAACTGATGCTGGTGTTCATTCTGTGGGTCAGGTGGCAGTGTTTCGCAGTACATTGAACTTGCCACTCGATCGTTTACGCATTGCTATCAATGGCCGATTGCCTGGGGATATGCAAGTTCATGATCTGAAACTGACTGGAGAGAGCTTTAATCCAATTAGTGATGCGCTTTCGAAAGGATATGACTACTCGATCTCGTTTGGCTCGCCCATGAAGCATGACCGCCCACTTTTTGACCGGCATATGCATACTTGGTTGCCCTTTGATCTGAATGTGGATCTGATGAATGATGCAGCTCAGCATCTCGTTGGTGAATTTGATTTCGCAAGTTTCACGCGTGTCAATCACGGTCGAAAGGGAACCACGAGAGAGGTCTATTCTTGTGTATGCGAGCAAACCGGTCCTCATCGATGTGTTATTAAAGTGACGGGCAGTGGTTTTCTCTACAACATGGTGCGTATTATTGCGGGAACATTAACGCAAGTTGGACGTGGTCAACGTGCCGTCGAAGCAGTGCCTGCCATACTGAATGCTTGTGATCGAGCGATGGCTGGGCCAACTCTTCCTCCGGAGGGCCTGTGCCTCATGTGGATCAAATATCCAGATGAGGTAGATCTATGA
- a CDS encoding AAA family ATPase has protein sequence MRVVMTGQIGMDKKRYLEAVEQIAGERGTAIEMFNVGDMMYQESPDVRKGRILDLPLSRLQTLRRAAFKDIISETRPAEAHPNVLINTHATFRWRHGLFSAYDFDQMKQAEPNMLICLMDNIEVVHHRLHQEHDIDATLKDCMVWREEEILATELLAQALGCHNEFYILSRGRHQETVETCVRLITRPNLKRVYPSFPMTHVVGMPDVLAEIEEFRRRLAEHFICFDPADVDEKLLLDRAIEARQANEEWLDVTPHEFGGRSDGDAIRVSVQQVLDIAGDIDGQIYMRDFKLIDQSDMIVSLIPELPGGGPGLSSGVERELHHAWEHTKEVYVVWKPKKSPSPFITETATKIFSSVDEALEYFSEKGMFPEVNLFGH, from the coding sequence ATGCGCGTGGTGATGACTGGCCAAATCGGAATGGATAAGAAGCGCTACCTTGAAGCGGTAGAGCAGATCGCTGGTGAGCGGGGTACGGCCATTGAGATGTTCAATGTGGGCGACATGATGTACCAAGAGTCGCCAGATGTTCGCAAGGGTCGTATTCTTGACCTTCCACTCAGCCGTTTGCAGACGCTGCGCCGAGCAGCATTTAAAGACATCATCTCTGAGACGCGGCCTGCTGAGGCGCATCCAAATGTGCTCATCAATACACATGCAACTTTTCGTTGGCGGCATGGTCTGTTTAGTGCCTATGACTTCGATCAAATGAAGCAGGCCGAACCAAATATGCTTATTTGCTTGATGGACAACATTGAGGTGGTTCATCATCGTTTGCATCAAGAACACGATATTGATGCGACGCTCAAGGACTGTATGGTTTGGCGTGAAGAAGAAATTCTCGCCACAGAGTTGCTCGCCCAAGCGCTTGGCTGTCACAATGAGTTTTATATTCTCAGCCGTGGCAGGCATCAAGAAACTGTTGAAACCTGTGTTCGGCTTATTACGCGCCCAAATCTTAAACGTGTTTATCCAAGCTTTCCCATGACACATGTGGTTGGCATGCCAGATGTACTTGCCGAAATTGAAGAATTTAGACGGCGGCTTGCTGAGCACTTCATTTGCTTTGATCCAGCCGATGTCGACGAAAAACTTCTTTTAGACCGTGCGATTGAAGCCCGTCAGGCCAACGAAGAGTGGCTCGACGTTACCCCGCATGAATTTGGGGGAAGATCAGATGGCGATGCAATACGGGTATCCGTTCAGCAAGTGTTGGATATCGCAGGAGATATTGATGGTCAGATCTACATGCGAGACTTTAAACTGATTGATCAATCCGACATGATTGTCTCTTTGATCCCTGAATTGCCAGGAGGTGGACCTGGTTTATCCAGTGGCGTTGAGCGTGAGCTTCACCACGCCTGGGAACATACAAAAGAGGTTTATGTGGTCTGGAAACCTAAGAAGAGCCCCTCGCCCTTTATCACCGAAACAGCCACAAAAATATTCTCTTCAGTTGATGAGGCTCTCGAGTATTTTTCAGAGAAGGGCATGTTTCCGGAAGTCAATTTGTTTGGCCACTGA
- a CDS encoding DedA family protein — protein MFDDLSLTISNNIGEYGPWLVFFLLYLSGVGIPLGEDIIIIPAGMLIGQGQFGWFPMVPLTYLGVVLADVTWFGICRTFGMKLLRRRLIKRLVHPRRMLEMKYKFDHYGVWVVVVSRFIPASRTTMITVVGAFRMKFWKFLVAEAVCVAVTLPFQLGLGYLIGAGMPDTKNFVDLLIKIAVVVLVVLVAVFLFGLWMRSRKSDNRAPRAPIAWLKRGSTYDPSCVAELATRRSQAKQ, from the coding sequence ATGTTTGATGATCTATCGCTCACAATTTCGAACAATATCGGGGAGTATGGCCCCTGGTTGGTGTTCTTTCTGCTTTACCTCTCCGGGGTTGGTATTCCACTTGGTGAGGACATCATCATTATTCCTGCGGGAATGTTGATTGGCCAGGGTCAGTTTGGATGGTTCCCCATGGTTCCACTGACCTATCTGGGGGTTGTACTAGCGGATGTTACGTGGTTTGGGATCTGCCGTACTTTTGGAATGAAACTACTAAGAAGGCGGTTGATAAAACGGCTGGTCCATCCGCGACGAATGCTGGAGATGAAGTACAAGTTTGATCACTATGGTGTCTGGGTTGTGGTGGTCAGTCGATTTATTCCAGCGAGCCGGACAACGATGATTACCGTCGTTGGCGCCTTTCGAATGAAATTCTGGAAGTTCTTAGTCGCCGAGGCAGTCTGCGTTGCGGTCACCCTTCCATTTCAGTTAGGGTTGGGTTATCTCATCGGCGCTGGTATGCCAGATACCAAGAACTTCGTCGATCTTTTGATCAAAATAGCAGTGGTGGTCTTGGTTGTTCTTGTTGCGGTGTTCCTTTTTGGGCTCTGGATGCGTTCGCGTAAATCTGATAATCGAGCCCCTCGTGCCCCAATCGCTTGGCTTAAGCGAGGGAGCACCTACGACCCATCGTGTGTGGCTGAGCTGGCGACCAGGCGGAGCCAAGCGAAACAATAA
- a CDS encoding glycerate kinase, whose protein sequence is MVIHCSKNIKTTITNVLSASDSLKGTLNAETASQAISQGVKRVYPDCHVDVCPLADGGEGSLAAVYKSIGGVFRQAQVCDPLGRTCQARWLHVPEQSLGLIEMAEASGLLRVAPQDRRPLLGTTYGTGQLLNEAIQAGCQNITLFLGGSATIDGGIGMAQAIGAKLFDADNKPLVAPLPPKSYLSISSIDTSHIPRAYQSLRIACDVTNPLVGINGAAETYAAQKGATPSQVKHLQKVLLHVASLCPNTNPQIMGGGAAGGAGFGMHALLGGTMVSGIDTILEIVNFNERCKRASLVITGEGQLDAQTQFGKACGGVAMAAAALSVPTIAVVGRTAKGFESMLAEQDGPLADYINLSTYVGSEMARTETAQSITQAVEQWLKTSQ, encoded by the coding sequence ATGGTTATCCATTGTTCCAAAAACATTAAAACCACAATCACAAATGTGCTTAGTGCATCAGATTCGCTCAAAGGAACTCTCAACGCTGAAACAGCATCCCAAGCGATCTCCCAAGGTGTGAAGCGTGTTTACCCAGATTGCCATGTTGATGTTTGCCCACTGGCCGATGGCGGAGAGGGCAGTTTGGCCGCCGTCTACAAGAGTATTGGCGGTGTTTTCCGCCAAGCTCAGGTCTGCGATCCTCTCGGCAGAACATGCCAAGCACGTTGGCTCCATGTACCCGAACAAAGCCTTGGACTGATTGAAATGGCGGAGGCTTCAGGGCTCTTGCGGGTGGCGCCTCAAGACCGGCGCCCCTTATTGGGGACCACTTACGGCACGGGACAGTTACTTAACGAAGCGATCCAGGCTGGCTGCCAAAATATCACTCTTTTTCTTGGTGGCAGCGCCACCATCGATGGGGGCATCGGCATGGCCCAAGCGATTGGCGCCAAACTCTTCGATGCAGATAACAAACCACTTGTAGCGCCCCTTCCCCCAAAGTCATATTTATCGATCAGCAGCATTGATACAAGTCATATTCCACGAGCGTATCAATCACTACGAATTGCATGTGATGTCACCAACCCTCTTGTTGGAATCAATGGCGCCGCAGAAACCTATGCCGCACAAAAAGGTGCGACACCGTCACAAGTAAAACACCTCCAGAAAGTGCTCCTGCATGTAGCGTCACTCTGCCCAAATACCAATCCTCAAATAATGGGAGGCGGCGCCGCCGGTGGCGCTGGCTTTGGTATGCATGCCCTGCTCGGAGGAACAATGGTCTCAGGCATAGACACGATTCTAGAAATTGTAAATTTTAATGAACGTTGTAAACGTGCGTCGCTCGTCATCACAGGTGAAGGACAACTCGACGCCCAGACACAATTTGGAAAAGCTTGCGGTGGTGTTGCTATGGCAGCTGCCGCACTGAGTGTGCCGACTATTGCTGTCGTTGGCCGCACCGCCAAAGGATTTGAGTCCATGCTTGCGGAACAAGACGGCCCACTGGCTGACTACATCAACCTCTCTACGTACGTAGGATCAGAAATGGCCCGTACGGAAACCGCTCAGTCCATTACACAGGCTGTTGAACAATGGCTAAAAACCAGCCAATGA
- a CDS encoding UDPGP type 1 family protein: protein MSEQLERVQSLLAQHKQEHLLTFYGELDEDAQSSLLSQIETIDFGLLDRLIRKEVREPHSDDSAPLHLEPPPSHFFETAEDAGQFRRAGEALLSAGQVAAFTVAGGQGTRLGWSGPKGTFPATPVTGKSLFQSFAEQILASQRRFNCRIPWYIMTSQQNDASTRAFFLDNNCFGLVRSEIYMFPQGEIPSVDATTGKLLLAEKGRVAMNPDGHGGSLRALCSSGAIEDMQARGIQHISYFQVDNPLVRVLDPVFIGVHATADDSSGEMSSKMVRKSHPEEPVGVFCVGEGKTRVIEYSDLPPELAKAQDEQGQIKFHAGSIAVHLLGVPFIERLGQEHSAQDATVQLPWHRAHKKVNVVDLTTGKVVEPSEPNAVKFETFVFDALHFATRPAIMETRRQEEFAPIKNRKGNDSAVTSYHLQTSRAAGWLTINGVEIPYKDVNGVREVDAVIEVSPLTAMDAEELSLATLPDQILGGERVVL, encoded by the coding sequence ATGTCGGAGCAACTCGAAAGAGTTCAGTCACTGCTAGCCCAGCATAAGCAGGAGCATCTACTGACCTTCTATGGTGAGTTAGATGAAGATGCGCAGTCTTCGCTGCTTTCTCAGATCGAAACCATCGACTTTGGACTTCTTGACAGACTGATCAGAAAAGAAGTACGAGAGCCCCATTCTGATGACAGTGCACCGCTGCATCTAGAGCCTCCTCCAAGTCATTTCTTTGAAACAGCTGAGGATGCTGGCCAATTCCGCCGTGCTGGTGAGGCACTTTTGAGCGCGGGGCAAGTGGCCGCGTTTACGGTCGCTGGCGGCCAAGGAACACGCCTGGGTTGGAGTGGTCCAAAGGGTACATTCCCAGCAACGCCAGTCACCGGGAAGTCACTTTTTCAATCTTTTGCAGAGCAGATTCTGGCATCGCAGCGCCGTTTTAACTGCCGAATTCCCTGGTACATCATGACCAGCCAGCAAAATGATGCGTCCACCAGAGCGTTCTTTCTTGATAACAATTGCTTTGGTCTTGTTAGAAGCGAAATCTATATGTTCCCACAGGGGGAGATCCCGTCGGTCGATGCAACAACAGGCAAGCTCCTGTTGGCAGAGAAGGGGCGCGTGGCCATGAATCCCGATGGACATGGCGGCAGCCTCAGAGCTTTATGTTCGAGCGGTGCGATCGAGGATATGCAAGCCCGGGGCATTCAACACATCAGCTATTTCCAAGTAGACAATCCGCTTGTGAGAGTTTTGGATCCAGTGTTTATTGGTGTTCATGCGACGGCGGATGATTCATCTGGTGAAATGTCGAGCAAAATGGTGCGGAAGAGTCACCCTGAAGAGCCTGTTGGTGTCTTCTGTGTTGGAGAAGGTAAAACGCGCGTGATCGAGTATTCCGATCTTCCTCCAGAGCTTGCCAAGGCACAAGATGAGCAAGGTCAGATTAAGTTCCACGCGGGATCCATTGCAGTACACCTTCTGGGTGTTCCTTTTATCGAGCGGTTAGGCCAGGAACATTCGGCGCAAGATGCTACGGTGCAATTGCCGTGGCATCGCGCTCACAAAAAGGTGAATGTCGTCGATCTTACAACAGGAAAAGTGGTTGAGCCAAGCGAGCCAAACGCCGTGAAATTTGAAACCTTTGTTTTCGATGCACTGCATTTTGCAACTCGCCCAGCCATTATGGAAACGCGTCGACAAGAAGAATTCGCACCTATCAAAAATCGTAAGGGTAATGACTCTGCGGTCACGAGTTATCATTTACAGACCAGTCGTGCAGCGGGCTGGCTGACAATCAATGGTGTCGAGATTCCATACAAAGATGTCAATGGTGTTCGTGAGGTCGATGCGGTCATCGAGGTGAGCCCGTTGACAGCCATGGATGCCGAAGAGCTTTCCTTAGCGACGCTCCCAGACCAAATTCTCGGTGGTGAACGAGTGGTGTTGTGA
- the phoU gene encoding phosphate signaling complex protein PhoU gives MTSFNQHLQRLRHDLGRQGARCMELTLRAVESYFDGDRVEAADVIKGDESIDRVDVEIERGSINLLAMGETEPYSIRSVLTIVKINNELERIADCAVNVAEVVLDGDGHHDQLPQTFRVMANSVIGMLRDANDSLSSLDIELATRVLQFDDAVDRFKREITLDAQKQVASGGILVDMAFRLLSVVGSLERIADHSTNICEQVIYLETGKIVRHSREGWSEPALPDSDE, from the coding sequence ATGACATCGTTTAATCAACACCTCCAACGTCTTAGGCATGATCTAGGCCGTCAAGGTGCTCGCTGCATGGAGCTCACGCTTAGAGCAGTGGAGAGCTACTTTGATGGTGACCGCGTTGAAGCGGCGGATGTGATCAAAGGTGATGAGTCGATCGATCGGGTTGATGTTGAGATCGAACGAGGGTCCATCAACCTTTTGGCGATGGGAGAGACCGAGCCATATTCCATCCGTAGCGTCCTCACAATTGTCAAGATTAACAACGAGCTCGAGCGAATCGCAGATTGTGCGGTGAATGTCGCGGAGGTTGTTCTTGATGGTGATGGTCACCATGATCAACTACCACAGACCTTCCGCGTGATGGCCAATAGTGTGATTGGTATGCTCAGGGATGCAAATGACTCGCTCTCTAGTCTTGATATCGAGCTCGCCACTCGTGTGCTTCAGTTTGATGATGCTGTCGATCGTTTTAAACGTGAGATCACCCTTGATGCTCAGAAGCAGGTTGCCTCTGGAGGTATTTTGGTTGACATGGCTTTCCGATTATTGAGTGTGGTTGGGTCTCTTGAGCGTATTGCGGATCACTCGACGAATATCTGTGAGCAAGTGATTTACCTTGAAACAGGCAAGATTGTCCGACATAGTCGTGAAGGGTGGTCCGAGCCAGCATTGCCTGATAGTGATGAGTGA
- a CDS encoding pyridoxine 5'-phosphate synthase, with the protein MVELGVNVDHIATVRQARRQIEPDPVQAALEAQRAGAEGITCHLREDRRHINDQDVRRLAEAIDVKLNFEMAATSEMVAIAHEIRPQMTMLVPESRQELTTEGGLDVYGLQSQLLPIIQSLTGEGIMVSAFVDAQQEQIEAAAKVGFSVCEIHTGGYAEVFLTEPSAHRTDALAQVIEEIQQAGKWIQEAGMRFNAGHGLTHANVAPIAAMPGLAELHIGHSIVSRSLFVGMFESVAEMKREIDKAVNQ; encoded by the coding sequence ATGGTTGAATTAGGCGTCAATGTTGATCATATCGCCACCGTTCGGCAAGCTCGACGCCAGATTGAGCCCGACCCGGTCCAGGCAGCTCTTGAAGCCCAGCGAGCTGGCGCTGAGGGGATTACTTGTCACCTCCGGGAGGACCGGCGCCACATTAATGACCAAGATGTGCGTCGCCTGGCCGAGGCCATTGATGTAAAGCTGAACTTTGAAATGGCCGCCACATCTGAAATGGTGGCCATTGCTCACGAAATCCGGCCTCAGATGACCATGCTGGTTCCAGAGAGTCGGCAAGAGCTTACAACTGAAGGTGGGCTAGACGTTTATGGCCTGCAAAGCCAGCTACTGCCCATCATTCAATCCCTGACAGGCGAAGGCATCATGGTCAGCGCTTTTGTGGATGCTCAGCAAGAGCAAATTGAAGCGGCTGCAAAAGTTGGCTTTTCGGTCTGTGAAATCCACACTGGCGGTTATGCCGAGGTTTTTCTGACTGAGCCAAGTGCTCATCGTACTGATGCACTGGCTCAAGTAATTGAAGAAATTCAGCAGGCTGGCAAGTGGATTCAAGAGGCAGGCATGCGGTTCAACGCAGGCCATGGCCTCACCCATGCCAACGTAGCCCCTATTGCTGCAATGCCTGGCCTCGCTGAACTTCATATTGGGCATAGCATTGTGAGCCGAAGTCTCTTTGTCGGGATGTTTGAATCTGTGGCCGAAATGAAACGTGAGATTGATAAGGCTGTGAACCAATAA
- the dapA gene encoding 4-hydroxy-tetrahydrodipicolinate synthase gives MIDFSGAYTALITPFSRRGDMLDLPRLTEQINRQASYGMTGVVPCGTTGETPTLTNAEYRIVVRHAIKTARNLQLTVIPGAGSNSTHHAIQLHQFCHDVGAHASLQVTPYYNRPSQEGIYRHFMAIADSCDLPVVLYNIPGRCGRLIELNTIKRLASHPNIAAIKDATGDANQAKEILTDTDLVLLSGDDPLTLPLMALGGGGVISVLSNILPMRVMSLVAACREARWEEAVSLHRRLLTLASTLLECDVNPVPIKTAMALLDWDSGTVRLPLCASTSEVVNQVREQLKACGLTIAATHRSLEQTA, from the coding sequence ATGATAGATTTTTCTGGTGCCTATACCGCATTGATCACGCCGTTTTCCAGACGCGGTGACATGCTAGATCTTCCGCGATTGACTGAACAAATCAATCGGCAGGCCAGCTATGGTATGACTGGCGTTGTTCCATGCGGAACAACTGGAGAAACACCAACACTGACTAATGCGGAGTACCGGATCGTTGTTCGGCATGCCATTAAAACAGCTCGAAACCTCCAACTGACTGTCATACCTGGCGCTGGTTCAAACTCAACACACCATGCCATTCAACTCCATCAGTTTTGTCATGATGTTGGCGCTCACGCCAGTCTCCAAGTAACGCCCTATTACAATCGACCTTCACAAGAAGGCATCTACCGTCACTTCATGGCGATTGCAGACAGCTGTGACCTGCCGGTTGTTCTCTACAACATTCCAGGAAGATGTGGACGCCTCATCGAATTGAACACCATCAAACGCCTTGCAAGCCACCCGAATATTGCTGCCATCAAAGATGCCACTGGTGACGCCAACCAAGCCAAGGAAATCTTAACTGACACCGATTTAGTACTTCTAAGTGGGGATGATCCACTCACCCTGCCGTTGATGGCCCTTGGTGGCGGTGGTGTCATCTCAGTACTCTCCAACATCTTACCGATGAGAGTCATGAGCTTAGTTGCAGCTTGTCGGGAGGCACGATGGGAAGAAGCCGTGAGTTTGCACCGACGCTTACTCACACTTGCAAGCACACTTCTAGAATGTGACGTGAACCCTGTGCCAATCAAAACTGCAATGGCGCTTCTCGACTGGGACAGCGGAACCGTGCGTCTACCTTTATGTGCTTCGACCTCCGAGGTTGTGAATCAAGTTCGAGAACAACTCAAAGCTTGCGGATTGACCATTGCTGCCACGCACCGCTCACTGGAACAAACTGCATGA
- a CDS encoding NUDIX domain-containing protein → MTNLAPAHAMPYQIAVLCYLYDPAKRLLLLRRSKMPNKDFFSPIGGKLEITTGESPHQCAVREIDEETGVSLRPNDVELRGIISEESYENTNHWLIFLYEVKREIKPDEIKNYEMDEGTLEWVDYDQVAQSDIPETDRRILWPLIQEHKGGFFMAHVRCDGPELEWEVTESYRHRPPQSNHK, encoded by the coding sequence ATGACCAACCTTGCCCCTGCACACGCGATGCCTTATCAGATCGCCGTTCTTTGTTATCTCTATGATCCTGCAAAACGACTTCTGCTTTTGCGACGGAGCAAGATGCCCAACAAAGATTTCTTTTCTCCAATTGGCGGAAAGCTCGAGATCACCACTGGCGAAAGTCCTCACCAATGTGCTGTTCGTGAGATCGACGAAGAAACTGGCGTGTCACTTCGACCTAACGATGTAGAACTCAGAGGCATTATTTCGGAAGAAAGTTACGAAAACACCAACCACTGGTTGATTTTTTTATACGAGGTCAAACGTGAAATTAAGCCTGATGAAATCAAAAACTATGAGATGGATGAAGGCACGCTAGAGTGGGTCGACTACGACCAAGTCGCTCAATCAGATATTCCAGAAACCGACCGGCGTATACTCTGGCCGCTCATCCAAGAACACAAAGGTGGCTTTTTTATGGCGCACGTTCGATGTGATGGCCCAGAGCTTGAGTGGGAAGTAACAGAGTCTTATAGACATAGACCTCCCCAAAGCAATCACAAATAG
- a CDS encoding 6-carboxytetrahydropterin synthase codes for MYELTIHLNFLATHAVTIQGIDEEPHEHDWQLVVHVAAHDLDSDGVVCDFHVLEQGVKEAIAPLENADLNELTLFKGISPTAEHVVTLISQRIAPVLPTRVFLRRVSLTEAPGCIASVVFEDELASG; via the coding sequence ATGTACGAACTGACGATCCATTTAAATTTTCTTGCCACACACGCCGTGACGATCCAGGGCATTGATGAAGAGCCTCATGAGCACGATTGGCAGCTGGTGGTCCATGTTGCTGCCCACGATCTTGATAGTGATGGCGTGGTTTGTGACTTCCACGTCCTTGAGCAAGGTGTCAAAGAAGCAATTGCACCACTTGAAAACGCTGATTTAAATGAGCTGACACTCTTCAAAGGCATCAGCCCGACAGCGGAACATGTGGTGACTCTGATTAGCCAACGGATTGCCCCCGTACTTCCGACACGCGTTTTCTTACGCCGCGTGAGCCTCACAGAAGCACCGGGCTGCATCGCATCAGTTGTCTTTGAAGACGAACTTGCGTCGGGCTGA
- a CDS encoding prepilin-type N-terminal cleavage/methylation domain-containing protein, translated as MNSQFRNLPKRGRRAVRRGFSLVELLVALAITAALMVATLTALDASFTAYQTTTETASTHAIGRLTVDRIQAMIRTGQGFGPLPSLPSQTTLESNYIDIVTPAGEQITIEWQPSVESLYVIVNGDEHLLMEGVIAQNDPVTGESISPFTLEFAAGRQLYRATIDLLIIPDDNMNVVLDGNSQETLHLIASSMPRSLAY; from the coding sequence GTGAATAGCCAATTTAGAAATCTACCCAAGAGGGGTCGGCGCGCTGTTCGCCGTGGTTTCAGCCTCGTAGAGTTGTTGGTTGCATTGGCAATTACTGCAGCGTTAATGGTTGCAACTCTCACGGCGCTTGATGCATCTTTTACGGCTTACCAAACTACAACAGAAACGGCTTCAACGCATGCCATTGGTCGCCTGACTGTTGATCGAATTCAGGCAATGATTCGAACTGGTCAAGGTTTCGGCCCGCTGCCATCGCTGCCGTCTCAGACAACTCTGGAAAGTAATTACATTGATATTGTGACCCCAGCAGGTGAGCAAATTACAATAGAGTGGCAGCCTTCAGTAGAATCGCTGTATGTCATTGTCAACGGTGATGAGCATCTGTTAATGGAAGGTGTGATTGCTCAGAATGATCCAGTGACCGGTGAATCGATCTCGCCGTTTACACTAGAGTTTGCAGCAGGGCGTCAGCTCTATCGAGCAACCATCGATTTGCTGATTATTCCAGATGACAACATGAACGTTGTGCTGGACGGCAATTCTCAGGAAACGCTACATCTCATAGCTTCCTCTATGCCGCGATCGCTTGCGTACTAA
- a CDS encoding prepilin-type N-terminal cleavage/methylation domain-containing protein has product MLSQGKNTRGNRRRVQATRRGFTLIETALATIIVGVGVLSIVAAQQAFHKQNTWSSHASIAARLGNEIREMTLNLPSHDPVTGTAAWGPEENELWVVDYDDLDDFDGDGGGMVFGSAYDNGPINARREVIPNMDGWSQTIRIANVDSYDITSAVDDGASEMVSVEVVVSFQEDESSDAMEVTRVGWISPR; this is encoded by the coding sequence ATGTTGTCACAAGGCAAAAATACTCGAGGCAATAGACGTAGGGTTCAAGCGACTCGTCGCGGGTTTACGTTAATTGAGACCGCGCTGGCTACCATTATTGTTGGGGTAGGCGTTCTATCTATTGTTGCTGCACAACAAGCATTCCATAAACAGAATACGTGGTCGAGCCATGCATCAATAGCCGCGCGACTTGGCAATGAGATTCGAGAAATGACATTGAATCTTCCAAGTCATGATCCAGTCACGGGCACTGCTGCATGGGGCCCTGAAGAGAATGAGCTTTGGGTCGTTGACTATGACGATCTAGATGACTTCGATGGCGATGGTGGTGGCATGGTCTTTGGGTCTGCATATGACAATGGTCCCATTAATGCCCGGCGCGAAGTGATTCCCAATATGGATGGATGGTCGCAGACGATCCGGATTGCCAATGTTGATTCTTATGACATTACTTCTGCCGTTGATGATGGGGCGAGTGAAATGGTCTCTGTGGAGGTCGTTGTTTCGTTTCAGGAAGATGAAAGTAGTGATGCGATGGAGGTCACACGTGTTGGATGGATATCACCGCGTTAA